In a genomic window of Flavobacterium sp. KACC 22761:
- a CDS encoding ring-cleaving dioxygenase: MENKILGLHHITAIAGDAKRNFNFYSNILGLRFIKKTVNFDDPGTYHFYFGDEVGSAGTILTFFPWGEGIQQGRKGSGMATEIGYSVPKGSLDFWQKRFEKYNVIYNKPAEKFGEKYLTFLDPDGLKLELIESKTEDNRKAWETDEVKADVATKGFHNITLTLNDIKPTAAVLTEIFGYKLIDQDVNRYRYATDAVENAAIVDLVELADEKRGLNANGTVHHVAFRVQNDEILMKFREKIEDYGLQITPQIDRQYFHSLYFREPGGVLFEIATDNPGFTVDESLEELGKNLKLPAQYEPQREAIEAHLVKIN; this comes from the coding sequence ATGGAAAATAAAATTTTAGGCTTACACCATATTACTGCAATCGCAGGTGACGCTAAACGCAACTTTAACTTTTATTCAAACATTTTAGGATTAAGATTCATCAAAAAAACAGTGAATTTTGACGATCCAGGAACTTACCATTTTTACTTTGGTGACGAAGTAGGAAGCGCCGGAACAATTTTGACTTTTTTCCCTTGGGGCGAAGGAATTCAGCAAGGAAGAAAAGGTTCTGGAATGGCAACTGAAATTGGTTATTCTGTTCCAAAAGGAAGCTTGGATTTCTGGCAAAAACGTTTTGAAAAATATAACGTAATTTACAATAAACCGGCTGAAAAATTCGGAGAAAAATATTTGACTTTCTTAGATCCAGATGGATTGAAGCTAGAGTTAATCGAATCTAAAACCGAAGACAACAGAAAAGCTTGGGAAACCGACGAAGTAAAAGCAGATGTGGCAACAAAAGGTTTCCACAACATTACGTTGACTTTGAACGATATCAAACCAACTGCAGCAGTTTTAACAGAAATATTTGGTTATAAATTGATTGACCAAGATGTAAACCGTTACCGTTATGCGACTGATGCTGTTGAAAACGCTGCAATTGTAGATCTAGTAGAATTAGCTGATGAAAAACGCGGTTTGAATGCCAACGGAACTGTTCATCACGTAGCTTTCCGCGTTCAGAATGATGAAATTTTGATGAAATTCAGAGAAAAAATCGAAGATTACGGATTACAGATTACACCACAAATCGACAGACAATATTTCCACTCTCTATATTTCAGAGAACCAGGCGGCGTTTTGTTCGAAATCGCTACCGATAATCCTGGATTTACTGTAGATGAAAGCTTAGAAGAATTAGGCAAAAACTTAAAACTTCCAGCACAATACGAGCCTCAAAGAGAAGCGATTGAAGCTCATTTGGTTAAAATAAATTAA